CCATGGCACTGCTTGCGCAGAAGTTATGGCACGAGCTGGAGGAAACGACTGGAGACCAACTTTTTGTTCCTTCTGGTGTATTGAATGTGGTCGATCCGGAAATTCATTCCTTCCGCAACCGATTGAGCCATGCAGATGATGCAGGCATTCGTTATGAAACCTTGCACGCAGCCGAGGTGATGAAACGCTGGCCAGGTATTACAGTACCTGAACATTACGAGGGCATGTATGAACCTGATGCGGGTTATCTGTATAGTGAACCCTGTATTCGTGCCTTTCGCAAAGCAGCCGAGGCTCATGGCGCCACCTTGTTAACTAACACTCGTGTGGAGCATATCGAATACGGGCCACATTCCGTGGCAGTTCAGACTTCAGGCGGTGAGACATACTACGCGAATCAAATCATTCTAAGCGCTGGTGCCTGGTTTCAGACGTTGAAACCTTTTGTGGATCTCCCGATTCAGGCAGTGCGTAAAACGGTTGGATGGTTTGATGCACCAGAAGAGTTGTATGGCAAGGCACATTTCCCCGGTTTTACATTGGCAGGAAAAGAAGGTACATATTATGGATTTCCAAGCATTGGCGGATCAGGTCTAAAGATGGGTCGTCATGATACAGGCCAGGTGTGGACACCAGGAAGTACAATGGCTCCTTTTGGTACGGAAGAAACGGACGAGGGTGATCTGCGCAGGCTGCTCGAACTTCATATGCCTCAGGCAGCTGGAGAATTGAAACGTGGTAGTGTGTGCAAGTATGAATTCACTTCGGATGAAGATTTTATTATCGACCGACACCCTGCCCATGAACGTGTATGGCTCGCAGGCGGTTTCTCCGGTCACGGCTTCAAGTTCGCAAGTGCCATTGGACAGATTCTATCCGAATTGGTGCAATCGGGGCACACGGATCAGGATATTAGCAGGTTCGCCCTATCCCGTTTTCGTTAAGTAACAGCCGGGTGGATGATTATATGTATGTCTAAAATAGCTACTTTCCTTGAGGGTGCAGTGTTGCTTAGAGCACTGCACCTCCAAGAAAGAAGGACACGCAATGACGTTTAATTCATGCGTACACACACTAATTAACTTTGACTAACCTCCATTGCTGATTGGCTCCGCCATTGTCGGCCCACTGAATGGTGGAGGCGCCCGCGGTCAGAGAACCTTGATTGATGTCAACCGTCAGACCACTGTTCCGATTCGCAAGTACCACATATCCTCCCACATCAATTGGCAGCCATTGCTGATTGTTGCCCCCGTTATCCTGCCACTGAATCAGAGCGGCTCCGCCTTGTGTAGAACCCGAATTCACGTCTAATAAAAGGCCACTGCCTACATTGCGGATGTTGTAATATCCGTTGCCTGTAGACTCCAGCTTCCACTGCTGGTTGGCTGCTCCATTATCATTCCATTGAATGATTGTTGCCCCGCCCGTAGAAGAAGCACCGTTAACATCAAGTGCAAGTCCACTGTTACGGTTGATTAATTTGTAGATGGCCCCGGCTTCATACCCCGTGCTACCATTGTAAGTTGCACCGGAAATGACGTAGGTTGTGACCGAGTTGGCCTTGGCTGTAGCGGTAAAGGTTTTATTTTGCACGGAAATATTGGTCAGTTGCTGCAACTTCTCCGTTGAAGAGGTCCGATGTACTTGAGCAGATGTGCCTGTGTTCGTAAAACGACTGAGATCATAGGTTACCGTTGTATCCGTCGATTCCGAATTGGTTGTAACCAGTACCACTTTGCCAGAAGCTGCATCATAGGCTGCAAGGGTATTGGCATCACTCATGCCGATAATCTTGTATCCAGGACGTATAAATTTGCTGTAATTGCCCATGACATAATATTTTTGGTTCACGGTGTAACTGGACGTCTGCGTATTGTTCAACACGTTCTTGAAAAATCCCCATCCGTCGGCACTATCCACGGCTTGCCAATACACCCATCCACTTGCGCCCATATTGCGAATATCCTTGAGAATGGTACGTGACATCGTAAGTCCACTTGCATCCCCATCGCCATATTCCGAGGTCCACAGATGTTTGCCCGCAGACGTCGCTGTGTTGCGTAAAGCAGTACGATTGCTTCCGCCATACGTATGGGTGTTGATCTGAGTGATCGCTGATTTAACCGCATTGCTGTAGCTGTTAAACGACACATTGGTATCATCAATACTGTATTCTTCCGGTGCGCTCAGCTTCGTGGACAGGCCCTTCGTATTCAACGAAGCTTGTACCTGACTCAGAATGGTGTTCTGATCCGCCCGGTCGAAGTGCATACCCTCCTGATCATTCCCCTGTTTCCACCACGTCGAGATCGGTTCATTGAGCGGAGTTACACTATCAAATGTGATCCCCCAGTTATCCCGAAAATGCTTCACAACCTCGGTTAAATAATCGGCAAAATCATCGTAGTAATCAGGCTTGAGGTTATTACCTCCATTGGCCGAACCGGATACATTGCCACTGATCGTCATCCAGTAAGGTGCGGAATTCGCAAAAGCTTCGATGATATTCACGCCTTGAGCTTTGGCAGCCTGCAGCATATATCGTTGGTTTGCATCTGCATTCCAATCATACACGCCTGGAGAAGGCTGGTAACCAGGAACGGCTTTGCGATATTCAAGGACATTGGATGATGGATTATCCCCGCCTCCAATGTTGTACCGCAGGATGTTCAGCCCCAGTCCGGTATTTGCATTGAACATTTTCTCCACATACTCATCCCGATTGGAATATTCTCCAACCACTTTGCCCCACCACGCGAGGGATGTTCCCCAGCCTTCCATCGTCTGATATTGCTTGGATGGATCGGCAACTGCCGTGTATGCTCCTGCAGCAGATACCTCTGTGCCCAGACCCAAACCGCCTGTTAGCAGACTTCCTGCCAGCAGCAGCGAGCTCATTCGTTTTAACCACTTCATCCGCTTCACTCCTTATGATTTACACTTGCACTCCGATGTCAGAACAACTTTCCGATCACTGTTATCCCCAGATTTTAAATTATTCTTTAAAAGGGGAAAATCCGGGGATAGCGTATGCTTCCGATGCAGCTTTCTTTCAGAAAGCTTTTAAGCGCACGCTTCGCTTCTTCAAGTTATTTCTGACCTCTCCGTTATCGTGTAAATGTATAGTTTAACTTAGAAAAAAAACACCCATTATGGTGCAACCTCTAGGAAGGTCGCGTCTGACTTATCAAGTGCGGTAACTACAGC
The window above is part of the Paenibacillus sp. 1781tsa1 genome. Proteins encoded here:
- the solA gene encoding N-methyl-L-tryptophan oxidase — its product is MTQSYDVIIVGAGSMGMSAGYYLSRSGCKTLLIDAFDPPHTEGSHHGDTRLMRHVYSGGPDYIAMALLAQKLWHELEETTGDQLFVPSGVLNVVDPEIHSFRNRLSHADDAGIRYETLHAAEVMKRWPGITVPEHYEGMYEPDAGYLYSEPCIRAFRKAAEAHGATLLTNTRVEHIEYGPHSVAVQTSGGETYYANQIILSAGAWFQTLKPFVDLPIQAVRKTVGWFDAPEELYGKAHFPGFTLAGKEGTYYGFPSIGGSGLKMGRHDTGQVWTPGSTMAPFGTEETDEGDLRRLLELHMPQAAGELKRGSVCKYEFTSDEDFIIDRHPAHERVWLAGGFSGHGFKFASAIGQILSELVQSGHTDQDISRFALSRFR
- a CDS encoding RICIN domain-containing protein: MKWLKRMSSLLLAGSLLTGGLGLGTEVSAAGAYTAVADPSKQYQTMEGWGTSLAWWGKVVGEYSNRDEYVEKMFNANTGLGLNILRYNIGGGDNPSSNVLEYRKAVPGYQPSPGVYDWNADANQRYMLQAAKAQGVNIIEAFANSAPYWMTISGNVSGSANGGNNLKPDYYDDFADYLTEVVKHFRDNWGITFDSVTPLNEPISTWWKQGNDQEGMHFDRADQNTILSQVQASLNTKGLSTKLSAPEEYSIDDTNVSFNSYSNAVKSAITQINTHTYGGSNRTALRNTATSAGKHLWTSEYGDGDASGLTMSRTILKDIRNMGASGWVYWQAVDSADGWGFFKNVLNNTQTSSYTVNQKYYVMGNYSKFIRPGYKIIGMSDANTLAAYDAASGKVVLVTTNSESTDTTVTYDLSRFTNTGTSAQVHRTSSTEKLQQLTNISVQNKTFTATAKANSVTTYVISGATYNGSTGYEAGAIYKLINRNSGLALDVNGASSTGGATIIQWNDNGAANQQWKLESTGNGYYNIRNVGSGLLLDVNSGSTQGGAALIQWQDNGGNNQQWLPIDVGGYVVLANRNSGLTVDINQGSLTAGASTIQWADNGGANQQWRLVKVN